Below is a genomic region from Clostridia bacterium.
TAGAAGCCATACCCCAGACCCTGACCACCACGAGGGGACTGGGCCCGGTTTCGGCCGCCGGCATTATTGCCGAAATCGGCGATATCAGCCGTTTCAAAGATCAGGCTGCCTTGGCTCAGTACGCCGGCCTCACTTGGACCCGCTACCAGTCAGGCGACTTCGACGCCGAGGAACGCCGCTTGACCAAGACCGGCAACCGCTACCTGCGCTACTACCTGGTTCAGGCCGCTAACTCGTTGCGGGTGCACAACGAAGAATACAAGGCCTACTACCAGGCTAAGTACCGCGAGGCTAGCAAGCACCAGCATAAACGAGCGCTGGTGTTGACCGCCCGCAAACTGGTCAGACTGGTCTTTGCCCTGCTGAGCAAAGGCCAAATCTATAAGGGGACGGTGGTGGATTAGTTCCGCTCTAAAACCTCCTTCCGCTGCTTTGTTGCCAACTTCTACCATGCAGTTGGGCAAGGTTATTATTGTCTCTTTAAGGTGTGTGCTGCTACATCAACTGGTTTCTGGGGCTTGACTTTTTACCGTGAGTCTTTCATACCCATAGGCTATTCACCCGGGCCCAAGGGGTGAAAGGAAGGGTGGAAACGGCAGGGGGCAGGTCGAGGCCGCCAGCTCAAGGAGAAGGGATCAGGTATTCCGAAGGAAAAGGGAATCGGTGGCAGTAGAGGACCCGGCCGGCCGGGACGGAGCCGACGCTCAGCCCCTTTCGGCCTTATCGCGGTTGATCCAGAGGATTCTTACCCGGTCGGCTACGCGCCGGAATTCCCGGTCGCCGGTAACCAAGGCGGCGCCCTTCTCTGCCGCCAGGGCGGCGGCAAAGCAGTCCGCGTAGGAGATACCGCCCGGGGCCTTCAGCTCTGCAGCGGCCCGGGCCCGTTCCCAGGTGACGTCTACCACGGTGATTGACCCTGCGCGGCGCAATTCATCTACCACCGACTCGGCGGCTTCCTTCCCTCGCTCGCGCAGGAGGATGTAATACACCTCGCCCAGGTTAACAGCGCTAACGTAAAAGCGGAAGCCCGGGGTCTCAAGCAGTTCCTTAACCTTCTCCCCACCTTCTTCCGCTTCCAGGAAGGCGAGCAAGGAGTAGGCATCCAAGACGCAGATCCCTTCAGCCTTCTTTCTTGAGCTCGCGCGCATGCTCTTCCTCCAGCGCCCGGACCAGTCCGGAGTCCCCTTTCAGTGCGCCGTAGAGACAGACAAAGGGCCTTTCCTGCAGTGGCACGAGCACCAGCCTGCCCTCGGACACCCGGAGCTCAAACTTGTCTCCTCGTTTAATGGCGTGGGCCTTACGGATTTCAGCGGGAATGATTATCTGCCCCTTTGAGGACACGGTTACTATGGTCATGCCTTACTTCCCTCCTTGCTTACATTGTAGGCGTAAGGCAAATCCATGTCAACGGACACGCGGATCGTACCCACGGCCTTGACCGCCGGGACCGTATAGGGGAAGCGCATCCAGGCGGTTGCCGCTCAAGAGCCGGGTGAGGCGCCGCGCCGCCCGCAGCACCGGGCGGGAAAGGCCCGCGCCCGGCTCGAGGTTAAGGGGCTGGACCGCAACCACGGTGAACTCGGAGCAGAGTCGGGCAAGATAGCCGGCCAGCAGGGGCCAGGGCAGGCGGTGGCCGGGTACGGCCGCGGCGGCCAGATCTTCCGGACGCAGACGGCGGAGGCTGCCGGGCACCAGGCCCATGACCGCGGCGTCCACCACCACCAGCCGCCGGGGCGCCAGGGCGCGTACCCGGCCGGTGAAGTTTTCCGGCGCCGTCCCGCAGTCTATAGCCTGCCAGCCGGGTAGCCTGAGCCGGCGGGCGAGCCAGGGCCCCACCCCGTCGTCCCCCAGCCAGGGGCTGCCAACGCCCAGCAGCAGGTCGAACCGGGCCGCAGCCCGTACCCGGCTCCGGCCGCCGGGAT
It encodes:
- a CDS encoding AbrB/MazE/SpoVT family DNA-binding domain-containing protein encodes the protein MTIVTVSSKGQIIIPAEIRKAHAIKRGDKFELRVSEGRLVLVPLQERPFVCLYGALKGDSGLVRALEEEHARELKKEG
- a CDS encoding transposase; protein product: EAIPQTLTTTRGLGPVSAAGIIAEIGDISRFKDQAALAQYAGLTWTRYQSGDFDAEERRLTKTGNRYLRYYLVQAANSLRVHNEEYKAYYQAKYREASKHQHKRALVLTARKLVRLVFALLSKGQIYKGTVVD
- a CDS encoding type II toxin-antitoxin system VapC family toxin is translated as MRASSRKKAEGICVLDAYSLLAFLEAEEGGEKVKELLETPGFRFYVSAVNLGEVYYILLRERGKEAAESVVDELRRAGSITVVDVTWERARAAAELKAPGGISYADCFAAALAAEKGAALVTGDREFRRVADRVRILWINRDKAERG
- a CDS encoding hydrogenase 3 maturation endopeptidase HyCI, encoding MGGPAPHPGGRSRVRAAARFDLLLGVGSPWLGDDGVGPWLARRLRLPGWQAIDCGTAPENFTGRVRALAPRRLVVVDAAVMGLVPGSLRRLRPEDLAAAAVPGHRLPWPLLAGYLARLCSEFTVVAVQPLNLEPGAGLSRPVLRAARRLTRLLSGNRLDALPLYGPGGQGRGYDPRVR